In the Primulina eburnea isolate SZY01 unplaced genomic scaffold, ASM2296580v1 ctg739_ERROPOS11973397, whole genome shotgun sequence genome, one interval contains:
- the LOC140821735 gene encoding probable serine/threonine-protein kinase PBL19 isoform X3 — MLALHETCFQWQSRVQNRILKTPFRFKGLKQKIMQCFYYFKEKTRSGRQNSAPILTNPNDSDVISQTKRVTKSSCSAPSTRSIPELYEEKAQNLRVFKFPELKQATNNFDRLLKIGEGGFGCVYKASIKPADGDGDPFVVAIKKLNKDGYQGHKQWVAEVQFLGVVDHPNLVKLIGYCAVDGERGIQRLLVYEYMPNKSLEDHLFSRAYPSLSWDQRMQIVLGAAQGLAYLHEELEIQIIYRDFKASNVLLDGDFMPKLSDFGLAREGPTAGHTHVSTAVVGTHGYAAPDYIQTGHLTSKSDVWSFGVVLYEILTGRRSLEKERPKSEQKLLDWVKVYPADSRKFGMIMDPRLENQFSLTAARSIAKLANTCLVKNAKDRPKMSEVVENVKHILQISVEESPTQYVESETMEDKPQKTTGASESAKRRLTHLSKLSEYVGGGGGGRFMMMQRSKMG, encoded by the exons ATGTTGGCTCTTCATGAAACTT GTTTCCAATGGCAGTCCAGGGTTCAAAACCGAATCTTGAAAACCCCCTTTCGATTTAAAGGATTAAAGCAAAAGATAATGCAGTGCTTCTATTATTTCAAGGAAAAAACAAGAAGCGGGAGACAAAATTCAGCCCCAATTCTGACAAATCCAAATGATTCTGATGTCATCTCACAAACTAAGAGGGTAACAAAATCGTCATGCTCAGCCCCTTCAACTCGAAGCATACCGGAATTATATGAAGAAAAAGCTCAGAATTTGAGGGTTTTTAAGTTTCCTGAGCTAAAGCAGGCTACCAATAATTTTGACCGATTACTTAAGATAGGTGAAGGTGGTTTTGGATGTGTGTATAAAGCAAGCATCAAGCCGGCTGATGGAGATGGTGACCCTTTCGTGGTTGCCATTAAAAAACTCAATAAAGATGGCTATCAG GGTCATAAACAATGGGTAGCAGAAGTGCAGTTCCTTGGTGTTGTGGATCACCCAAATCTTGTAAAACTTATTGGTTACTGTGCTGTGGATGGAGAAAGAGGTATTCAAAGGCTACTTGTATACGAATACATGCCAAACAAGAGCCTGGAAGATCATCTATTTAGCCGGGCCTATCCATCCCTTTCTTGGGATCAAAGAATGCAAATTGTGCTGGGGGCAGCTCAGGGATTGGCTTATTTGCACGAAGAATTAGAAATCCAG ATTATTTATCGAGATTTCAAGGCATCAAATGTGCTATTGGATGGAGACTTCATGCCAAAACTTTCGGATTTCGGGCTTGCTAGAGAGGGTCCAACTGCTGGTCATACTCATGTTTCAACTGCG GTTGTTGGAACGCATGGATATGCTGCCCCAGACTATATACAAACTGGCCATCTTACCAGCAAGAGCGATGTCTGGAGCTTTGGTGTTGTATTGTACGAGATCCTAACAGGCAGACGGTCTCTAGAAAAGGAACGCCCCAAATCCGAGCAAAAACTGTTGGACTGGGTGAAAGTGTATCCGGCAGATAGTCGAAAATTTGGCATGATAATGGACCCGAGACTCGAAAACCAGTTCTCCCTAACCGCAGCTCGTTCCATCGCAAAATTAGCCAATACTTGTCTGGTGAAAAACGCAAAGGACCGGCCGAAGATGAGCGAGGTAGTGGAAAACGTAAAGCATATTCTGCAGATTTCGGTAGAGGAAAGTCCTACCCAGTATGTAGAAAGTGAAACAATGGAAGATAAGCCTCAAAAGACCACGGGGGCGTCAGAATCCGCTAAACGGAGGCTTACCCATTTGTCCAAGTTAAGTGAATATGTTggtggaggaggtggtggaagaTTCATGATGATGCAGAGGAGTAAAATGGGGTAA
- the LOC140822140 gene encoding large ribosomal subunit protein eL43 has protein sequence MAKRTKKVGIVGKYGTRYGASLRKQIKKMEVSQHSKYFCEFCGKYAVKRKAVGIWGCKDCGKVKAGGAYTLNTASAVTVRSTIRRLREQTES, from the exons ATG GCAAAGAGAACCAAGAAGGTTGGCATTGTCGGAAAATATG GCACCCGTTATGGTGCTAGTTTGAGAAAGCAGATTAAGAAGATGGAAGTTAGCCAGCACAGCAAGTACTTCTGTGAATTCTGTGGCAAG TATGCGGTGAAGAGGAAAGCTGTCGGCATTTGGGGCTGTAAGGACTGTGGCAAAGTGAAAGCCGGTGGTGCTTACACATTGAA CACTGCAAGTGCCGTGACGGTTAGGAGCACCATCCGGAGGTTGAGGGAGCAGACCGAGAGTTAG
- the LOC140821735 gene encoding probable serine/threonine-protein kinase PBL19 isoform X1 yields MEIILAELSESKFWYRLCTYPTKRGEPIAQNLLESNLIYLNKQETGREESRRTDTRKHLWSSYLEDLYLINLVFIHFLDVFQAVLCWLFMKLSRVQNRILKTPFRFKGLKQKIMQCFYYFKEKTRSGRQNSAPILTNPNDSDVISQTKRVTKSSCSAPSTRSIPELYEEKAQNLRVFKFPELKQATNNFDRLLKIGEGGFGCVYKASIKPADGDGDPFVVAIKKLNKDGYQGHKQWVAEVQFLGVVDHPNLVKLIGYCAVDGERGIQRLLVYEYMPNKSLEDHLFSRAYPSLSWDQRMQIVLGAAQGLAYLHEELEIQIIYRDFKASNVLLDGDFMPKLSDFGLAREGPTAGHTHVSTAVVGTHGYAAPDYIQTGHLTSKSDVWSFGVVLYEILTGRRSLEKERPKSEQKLLDWVKVYPADSRKFGMIMDPRLENQFSLTAARSIAKLANTCLVKNAKDRPKMSEVVENVKHILQISVEESPTQYVESETMEDKPQKTTGASESAKRRLTHLSKLSEYVGGGGGGRFMMMQRSKMG; encoded by the exons ATGGAAATAATTTTAGCTGAATTAAGTGAAAGCAAGTTTTGGTACCGTTTGTGTACATATCCCACGAAACGAGGGGAACCCATTGCCCAAAATCTATTGGAAAGCAACCTTATATATCTAAATAAGCAAGAAACAGGGAGAGAAGAAAGTCG ACGTACAGACACACGCAAGCATCTTTGGAGTTCTTATCTTGAAGATTTATATTTGATCAATCTTGTTTTTATCCATTTTCTTGATGTTTTCCAGGCTGTGTTATGTTGGCTCTTCATGAAACTT TCCAGGGTTCAAAACCGAATCTTGAAAACCCCCTTTCGATTTAAAGGATTAAAGCAAAAGATAATGCAGTGCTTCTATTATTTCAAGGAAAAAACAAGAAGCGGGAGACAAAATTCAGCCCCAATTCTGACAAATCCAAATGATTCTGATGTCATCTCACAAACTAAGAGGGTAACAAAATCGTCATGCTCAGCCCCTTCAACTCGAAGCATACCGGAATTATATGAAGAAAAAGCTCAGAATTTGAGGGTTTTTAAGTTTCCTGAGCTAAAGCAGGCTACCAATAATTTTGACCGATTACTTAAGATAGGTGAAGGTGGTTTTGGATGTGTGTATAAAGCAAGCATCAAGCCGGCTGATGGAGATGGTGACCCTTTCGTGGTTGCCATTAAAAAACTCAATAAAGATGGCTATCAG GGTCATAAACAATGGGTAGCAGAAGTGCAGTTCCTTGGTGTTGTGGATCACCCAAATCTTGTAAAACTTATTGGTTACTGTGCTGTGGATGGAGAAAGAGGTATTCAAAGGCTACTTGTATACGAATACATGCCAAACAAGAGCCTGGAAGATCATCTATTTAGCCGGGCCTATCCATCCCTTTCTTGGGATCAAAGAATGCAAATTGTGCTGGGGGCAGCTCAGGGATTGGCTTATTTGCACGAAGAATTAGAAATCCAG ATTATTTATCGAGATTTCAAGGCATCAAATGTGCTATTGGATGGAGACTTCATGCCAAAACTTTCGGATTTCGGGCTTGCTAGAGAGGGTCCAACTGCTGGTCATACTCATGTTTCAACTGCG GTTGTTGGAACGCATGGATATGCTGCCCCAGACTATATACAAACTGGCCATCTTACCAGCAAGAGCGATGTCTGGAGCTTTGGTGTTGTATTGTACGAGATCCTAACAGGCAGACGGTCTCTAGAAAAGGAACGCCCCAAATCCGAGCAAAAACTGTTGGACTGGGTGAAAGTGTATCCGGCAGATAGTCGAAAATTTGGCATGATAATGGACCCGAGACTCGAAAACCAGTTCTCCCTAACCGCAGCTCGTTCCATCGCAAAATTAGCCAATACTTGTCTGGTGAAAAACGCAAAGGACCGGCCGAAGATGAGCGAGGTAGTGGAAAACGTAAAGCATATTCTGCAGATTTCGGTAGAGGAAAGTCCTACCCAGTATGTAGAAAGTGAAACAATGGAAGATAAGCCTCAAAAGACCACGGGGGCGTCAGAATCCGCTAAACGGAGGCTTACCCATTTGTCCAAGTTAAGTGAATATGTTggtggaggaggtggtggaagaTTCATGATGATGCAGAGGAGTAAAATGGGGTAA
- the LOC140821735 gene encoding probable serine/threonine-protein kinase PBL19 isoform X2, with the protein MEIILAELSESKFWYRLCTYPTKRGEPIAQNLLESNLIYLNKQETGREESRRTDTRKHLWSSYLEDLYLINLVFIHFLDVFQAVLCWLFMKLEKTRSGRQNSAPILTNPNDSDVISQTKRVTKSSCSAPSTRSIPELYEEKAQNLRVFKFPELKQATNNFDRLLKIGEGGFGCVYKASIKPADGDGDPFVVAIKKLNKDGYQGHKQWVAEVQFLGVVDHPNLVKLIGYCAVDGERGIQRLLVYEYMPNKSLEDHLFSRAYPSLSWDQRMQIVLGAAQGLAYLHEELEIQIIYRDFKASNVLLDGDFMPKLSDFGLAREGPTAGHTHVSTAVVGTHGYAAPDYIQTGHLTSKSDVWSFGVVLYEILTGRRSLEKERPKSEQKLLDWVKVYPADSRKFGMIMDPRLENQFSLTAARSIAKLANTCLVKNAKDRPKMSEVVENVKHILQISVEESPTQYVESETMEDKPQKTTGASESAKRRLTHLSKLSEYVGGGGGGRFMMMQRSKMG; encoded by the exons ATGGAAATAATTTTAGCTGAATTAAGTGAAAGCAAGTTTTGGTACCGTTTGTGTACATATCCCACGAAACGAGGGGAACCCATTGCCCAAAATCTATTGGAAAGCAACCTTATATATCTAAATAAGCAAGAAACAGGGAGAGAAGAAAGTCG ACGTACAGACACACGCAAGCATCTTTGGAGTTCTTATCTTGAAGATTTATATTTGATCAATCTTGTTTTTATCCATTTTCTTGATGTTTTCCAGGCTGTGTTATGTTGGCTCTTCATGAAACTT GAAAAAACAAGAAGCGGGAGACAAAATTCAGCCCCAATTCTGACAAATCCAAATGATTCTGATGTCATCTCACAAACTAAGAGGGTAACAAAATCGTCATGCTCAGCCCCTTCAACTCGAAGCATACCGGAATTATATGAAGAAAAAGCTCAGAATTTGAGGGTTTTTAAGTTTCCTGAGCTAAAGCAGGCTACCAATAATTTTGACCGATTACTTAAGATAGGTGAAGGTGGTTTTGGATGTGTGTATAAAGCAAGCATCAAGCCGGCTGATGGAGATGGTGACCCTTTCGTGGTTGCCATTAAAAAACTCAATAAAGATGGCTATCAG GGTCATAAACAATGGGTAGCAGAAGTGCAGTTCCTTGGTGTTGTGGATCACCCAAATCTTGTAAAACTTATTGGTTACTGTGCTGTGGATGGAGAAAGAGGTATTCAAAGGCTACTTGTATACGAATACATGCCAAACAAGAGCCTGGAAGATCATCTATTTAGCCGGGCCTATCCATCCCTTTCTTGGGATCAAAGAATGCAAATTGTGCTGGGGGCAGCTCAGGGATTGGCTTATTTGCACGAAGAATTAGAAATCCAG ATTATTTATCGAGATTTCAAGGCATCAAATGTGCTATTGGATGGAGACTTCATGCCAAAACTTTCGGATTTCGGGCTTGCTAGAGAGGGTCCAACTGCTGGTCATACTCATGTTTCAACTGCG GTTGTTGGAACGCATGGATATGCTGCCCCAGACTATATACAAACTGGCCATCTTACCAGCAAGAGCGATGTCTGGAGCTTTGGTGTTGTATTGTACGAGATCCTAACAGGCAGACGGTCTCTAGAAAAGGAACGCCCCAAATCCGAGCAAAAACTGTTGGACTGGGTGAAAGTGTATCCGGCAGATAGTCGAAAATTTGGCATGATAATGGACCCGAGACTCGAAAACCAGTTCTCCCTAACCGCAGCTCGTTCCATCGCAAAATTAGCCAATACTTGTCTGGTGAAAAACGCAAAGGACCGGCCGAAGATGAGCGAGGTAGTGGAAAACGTAAAGCATATTCTGCAGATTTCGGTAGAGGAAAGTCCTACCCAGTATGTAGAAAGTGAAACAATGGAAGATAAGCCTCAAAAGACCACGGGGGCGTCAGAATCCGCTAAACGGAGGCTTACCCATTTGTCCAAGTTAAGTGAATATGTTggtggaggaggtggtggaagaTTCATGATGATGCAGAGGAGTAAAATGGGGTAA